In Coffea eugenioides isolate CCC68of chromosome 4, Ceug_1.0, whole genome shotgun sequence, the genomic stretch CTTGTCCCTACTGCTTGCTTACACTACTCCTCTCTCTcccaaaacacacacacacacacttatTGTCAGTCACTCAACCCAACTTCATTCAGTCATATGATCCTTTCCTCATAAAGCTGAAAAACCACAAAAATGCAGAGACCTAACTGAAAGAACTCCCTATCCTTTTTCCCCCATCTCCTTCCCATTTCCATTCCCTTGCTGCTACTAGCAATGAACCCCCTCATAAAAACCATCATCTTTCCTTAAAAACACCCCAAATTGCACGCAGTAGCACACCCACAAAAACACACACTATCCCACGCCACCAGCCCGgagcaaaaaaattaaataaaaatgcaGTCTTTATCCCAAAAACCACCAATGCAGCtccttttcttccttctcttcGACCTCTTGGTCGTCTTCACAACTTCCTCAGATCTGGCCTCCGACCGCGCCGCCCTTTTATCCCTCCGTTCCGCCGTTGGCGGGCGTACTCTCTTCTGGAATGCTTCAAACCCCACCCCATGCAACTGGGCTGGTGTGCAATGCGAAAACAACCACGTTATAGCCCTCCGCCTCCCGGGTTCCTCCCTTTCCGGCACTATCCCGGAAAACACCCTTTCAAACCTCACTCAACTCCGCACTCTCAGCCTTCGCCTCAACCATCTGTCAGGGCCACTCCCAACCGATCTTTCCCAACTCACTCAACTCAGAAATCTTTATCTTCAGGGGAACCAATTTTCGGGCCCCATTCCCTCTCAACTTCTCAGCATTCACTCATTAGTACGCTTGAATCTTGGAGAGAACATATTCTCAGGTGAAATACCATCTGGGTTCAACAATTTGACCCGTTTAAGAACCCTCTACCTACAAAGCAACAATCTTTCTGGGTCAATACCCGAGTTAGCTCTGCCAAATCTTGTCCAATTTAACGTTTCTTACAATAGCTTAAATGGGTCGGTTCCGAAAAGTCTTGAGGGAAAGCCTGTCAGTGCATTTTCAGGGAACGCATTATTATGCGGTAAGCCTCTTGctaattgtcctaaaaatgaaactCCACCTGCTTTTGCGGTGGATAATAATGGagctggaatttttgtttccaaTGGAAGAAAGCATAAGTTGTCTGGGGGAGCAATTGCGGGCATTGTTATTGGATCTGTTTTGGGATTCTTGCTGTTATTGCTTGTGATTTTTGTGTTGTGTAGGAAAAGAAGTGGGCAAAAAGCCAGGTCTGTTGATTTAGCCACCTTTAAGCAGGCTAAAGATACTGATGTTCCTGGGGAGAAACCAATTGTTGAAGGCGGGGAGAGTCATGGTAGTTTCAATAATGCATATTCGGTGGCTGCAGCCGCGGCTGCTGCAATGACGGTGAGTGGGAAAGGGGAGAATGGTAATGGTGGTAGTGTCGGAGGAAATGGGTCGAAGAAATTAGTGTTTTTTGGTAATTCTTCCAGGGTGTTTGATTTAGAGGACTTGTTGAGAGCATCTGCTGAGGTTTTAGGAAAAGGGACTTTTGGAACTGCTTATAAGGCTGTTTTGGAGTTTGGAACCGTGGTGGCTGTGAAGAGATTGCGGGATGTGACTATTTCTGAGAATGAATTCAGGGAGAAAATTGAGGCTGTTGGCGCCATGGAACAAGAAAATCTGGTGCCTCTCAGGGCTTACTATTATAGCCGAGAGGAAAAGCTTCTTGTATATGATTATATGCCAACGGGAAGCTTGTCTGCACTTCTACATGGTAAGTGTTAGTCGAATTTTTCTTCATGTTACTATTAATTTTGAATATATTATGCACTGCAAATTTACTTTTTCAAGTTGTTGTCTTGGATTCATGAATTGCTGTGATTTCTGCAATATCTGATTTCTGTTTGTGGACCATAAGTTACTTTATTTATCTTGTTTTTAGCTGTCGTTTTTTATGAGATAGATTAACGTAAGAAAGCTGCAAGTAGGCGGTCGATCATAGGCTCATAGACAAGgatttaatttgatttgttaGGAAACTTTGTGTGTCGGCCAGGTTCATTTTACGGAAGTGATTGTCTTATTTGCCATCTTTAACTGAGCTTGTTCCAACAAACACATTGTGATGGATTATCTTTTCTGATTGTTTAATTGGTCTATAATACAATGATGAAAACTAAGACCACTTGTTCTTTTGTCTGTGAGTAAGGTTTTGTGGGAGTAATTGTAATTAAATTATCTTTAGCCATTTCTCTTTTGCTTCTGTTTCGTCAATAAGCTTAATTTATGGCTCTTTTTGCCCACAATTTATGTGGTTATTGTGTGATCATCTAGTTGTGTACTAATTACTTGTTTGAAAAAACTGCAACTTCAAATTCCTTGTCAAAATATCTTAAATTTTAAACATGCTGCTGTcctattttgtttcttttaatgttTCCAACAGAACACCTATATTTGGAAACAGAAAGTAACTGTAGTTCGTTGGTTTAATCTTATTCTTTTAATTGC encodes the following:
- the LOC113767623 gene encoding probable inactive receptor kinase At1g48480 → MQSLSQKPPMQLLFFLLFDLLVVFTTSSDLASDRAALLSLRSAVGGRTLFWNASNPTPCNWAGVQCENNHVIALRLPGSSLSGTIPENTLSNLTQLRTLSLRLNHLSGPLPTDLSQLTQLRNLYLQGNQFSGPIPSQLLSIHSLVRLNLGENIFSGEIPSGFNNLTRLRTLYLQSNNLSGSIPELALPNLVQFNVSYNSLNGSVPKSLEGKPVSAFSGNALLCGKPLANCPKNETPPAFAVDNNGAGIFVSNGRKHKLSGGAIAGIVIGSVLGFLLLLLVIFVLCRKRSGQKARSVDLATFKQAKDTDVPGEKPIVEGGESHGSFNNAYSVAAAAAAAMTVSGKGENGNGGSVGGNGSKKLVFFGNSSRVFDLEDLLRASAEVLGKGTFGTAYKAVLEFGTVVAVKRLRDVTISENEFREKIEAVGAMEQENLVPLRAYYYSREEKLLVYDYMPTGSLSALLHGNKGAGRTPLNWEARSGIALGAARGIEYLHSQGPDVSHGNIKSSNILLTKSYEARVSDFGLAHLVGPPSSPTRVAGYRAPEVTDPRKVSQKADVYSFGVLLLELLTGKAPTHALLNEEGVDLPRWVQSIVREEWTSEVFDLELLRYQNLEEEMVQLLQLAIDCAAQYPDNRPSMSEVANRIQELRRSSVRDYLEQSDQVHEAD